Within the Enterococcus hirae ATCC 9790 genome, the region ACCTTTGATGAGTTTATTGAAGATGCAGGGAAACGTTCTGCTGAGATGGTAATCGAATTTGTCAAACATCTTGTATAAGGAGCCCATTAATGAAAGCATTGATCTCGATTGATTACACGTATGATTTTGTGGCAGATGACGGGAAATTAACGACAGGTAAAGCTGGTCAAGTGATTGAACAAGCAGTGACGACTCACACGAAAAAGTTTATCGAAGAGGGAGACTTTGTGGTGTTTGCGATTGATGCGCATGACCCATCGGATAACTTCCATCCTGAAAATAAACTATTTCCTCCGCATAACGTGATTGGCACCAATGGTCGTGCCCTTTATGGTTCGCTACAAGCTGTTTACGAAAGAGCTCAAGAACAAGCCAATGTCTATTGGATTGATAAGCGGCATTACTCTGCTTTTAGTGGAACAGATCTAGATATTCGGCTCCGTGAGCGGGGGATCACTGAACTCTATTTGACTGGCGTATGTACGGACATTTGTGTGTTGCACACAGCTATTGATGCATATAATTTAGGCTATCAACTGTTTATTTTTGAAGATGCTGTAGCTAGCTTTGATCCAGTCGGTCATGACTGGGCACTACGTCATTTTGAAACAGTCCTCGGGGCAACGTTGATCAAGTAAATATATAATAAGCTTGTTAATGATTTGTGGGCCTAACTGGTTCATGAAGTAACCAGATCATTCTGTTGTACATTCTGTCGTACGATAGAGTAAGTCAATACGGAAAAATAAACCGAAGGGGGACTGGGACAAAGTTGTCTCAACCTCTTCTTCGGTTTATTTTCTTTCATAATTTTGTAAGATTTTTTAAGTCAATCAATCAGTATCCATTTTAAGCCGATGGTTCGATTCTTTTCCAATCGCTGAAATAGCGGCTTTTATTAGGAGATAAAGAGTTGGTTTGCTAGTTTGTGCTTATGAATGAGTGGCAATAACTTATAGGTAAGCAAACTAGCTACGAACACAAGTAAGATATCGCAACTTAAATCAATCAATGTCGAAACTGCTAGCACACTGTAAAGAACATTCGTTTCTTTAAGGTAAAAGAATAAAATCAAGCATTTATACAACAGACCGATTAAATAGAGATAAAGTAATCCTGAATAGTTAATGATCAGGATTTTTTTTAATGGGAGCCATTTTCTGCGCCAGAACAATTTTGACAGTGTAGCTTGAATCAGTGGGAAAGTTGCAAAAGATAGTAGAAAGCCAAAACTAGGTTTAAAAATATAAAAAATACCTCCGCCACTAGCAAAAATCGGTAATCCAATGAGCCCTAGGATCAAATAACTGAATGTGACAATGAGCCCGTATTTTGTTCCTAATAAAGGATAAATCAGATAAATCGTTATAATTTGTAAAGATAAATAATCGAATAGTGGTAACGGAATCACTAGTTTTGCTGTGATGATCAATAATGCCATCATCATCGCCATCATGGTGATATCTCGCCTATTTGTATACATTTAAATGCCACTCCTTACTAAGTTCTCTTTTTTTTGTTCTCGATTTTAACCAATGAGTTAAATCCTCTAAATAGGGTAATTTGCCAATTTGTGTGATTCCTGTCTTATCTGTCATCCATTGGCTTAAATCTTCCATGTCATTCTTTTCATTTGCTTTACTTGAATTAAAAACCAGACCTGCTATTGGAATGCTTTCGCTTTGTAATAAACTAGTCGTTAGCAACGTATGATTGATTGCACCTAAATAATTATCCGCAACGAGAATAACCGGTAATTGCAAAAGTTTGATCATGTCTAACATGGTTTGCGAGTCATTAATGGGAGAAAGCAGACCACCTGCTAATTCAAAAATCGTGGGTCGATTTTTTTTCAAGACAACATTTGCTTTTTCCTTCAAGACAAGTAGATCGATCCATTGATGTTCTTTTCTGCTAGCGATATGTGGAGAAGCTTCTAATGACATTGAATAGAAATGAACAATATTTTGTTTCTCAATATGGCAGGCTTGATAAAAATCTGTATCAGGAAACGGTCCTGTTTGGATCGGTTTCACGAGTAACGGTTCCTGATTTGTCAGATCACGTAAATATTCATAGAGTAAGACACTGATCACTGATTTTCCACAATCGGTATGAATCCCGCAAATAATATAATTATTCTTCATCACAGACACCAGCCACAACTAAACCTAAACGATCAAGCATTTTTTGATCTTCAGAAATAGGTGCTCCTTTCTCTGTCAAATAGTTGCCTAAAAAAATAGAATCCACGATCAATAAAGCAAATGGTTGGAGTTCTCCTAAATGAAACTCTCTTCCGGCACTTACCCTAAGTTCTGTAGCAGGGAATAGTAACCTCAGCATGGTTAAGATTTTTAAACATTTCATAGGGGTTAATTCATTGTGTTCCTCAAACATTGTTCCAGCAATTGGAAGTAAAAAATTGACTGGAACGGAATAAGGCTCTTGATCTTTTAAGTCAAAAGCCAGATCGACTAATTGTTCATCTGTTTCTCCCATGCCACAAATAAAACCAGAGCAAATATTCATTTCGTGCTGACGAAGTTTGTTTAATGTTTCTAACCGATCATCATAGGAATGGGTTGTTGTGATGTTTGGGTAATTATCTCGACTAGTATTAAGATTATGATTCAACCGATCTACTCCACACGATTTTAAATAATCAATTTGTTCCTCAGTAACTAAGCCAATGGATAAACAAATCTCAATCGACATTATGCTTTTGATCGTTTGAATTGCCTCACCTAAAAGGTGGATTTCTTTTTTTGATGGGCGTGTTCCGCTTAACGCAATGCAAAACACACTGGAATGATTCTTTTTAGCAATCAACGCTTTACGAATGATTTCTTTTTTGGGTAATAATCCATATGTTTCAATCGTTGCAGAACTTTTTTTTGATTGCGCACAATAACCACAATCTTCTCTACACAAGCCGCTCTTAGCATTCAGCAATGTATTCAGACGGATGATATTTTGTGACTTGTTTGTTTTGAGCTGAAGGGCTTGTGCATAATACCCCCATAAATTAGTTTTGTCTTTTAGTATCTCCAGACATGTTGTTTTTGTTAGCGGAACACAAGGTTCGAATAGATTTTCCATAAAAACACCTCTTTACTTTCGTTAACTAATTTTATTACAAAGGTTAACGAAAATAAAGAGGTAAATGAAAAGATGTAGTTTTATGACTATTTATGGTCGGAAAGAGTAGATAACAGT harbors:
- a CDS encoding biotin transporter BioY, whose amino-acid sequence is MYTNRRDITMMAMMMALLIITAKLVIPLPLFDYLSLQIITIYLIYPLLGTKYGLIVTFSYLILGLIGLPIFASGGGIFYIFKPSFGFLLSFATFPLIQATLSKLFWRRKWLPLKKILIINYSGLLYLYLIGLLYKCLILFFYLKETNVLYSVLAVSTLIDLSCDILLVFVASLLTYKLLPLIHKHKLANQLFIS
- the bioB gene encoding biotin synthase BioB, with the protein product MENLFEPCVPLTKTTCLEILKDKTNLWGYYAQALQLKTNKSQNIIRLNTLLNAKSGLCREDCGYCAQSKKSSATIETYGLLPKKEIIRKALIAKKNHSSVFCIALSGTRPSKKEIHLLGEAIQTIKSIMSIEICLSIGLVTEEQIDYLKSCGVDRLNHNLNTSRDNYPNITTTHSYDDRLETLNKLRQHEMNICSGFICGMGETDEQLVDLAFDLKDQEPYSVPVNFLLPIAGTMFEEHNELTPMKCLKILTMLRLLFPATELRVSAGREFHLGELQPFALLIVDSIFLGNYLTEKGAPISEDQKMLDRLGLVVAGVCDEE
- a CDS encoding cysteine hydrolase family protein, whose protein sequence is MKALISIDYTYDFVADDGKLTTGKAGQVIEQAVTTHTKKFIEEGDFVVFAIDAHDPSDNFHPENKLFPPHNVIGTNGRALYGSLQAVYERAQEQANVYWIDKRHYSAFSGTDLDIRLRERGITELYLTGVCTDICVLHTAIDAYNLGYQLFIFEDAVASFDPVGHDWALRHFETVLGATLIK
- the bioD gene encoding dethiobiotin synthase; protein product: MKNNYIICGIHTDCGKSVISVLLYEYLRDLTNQEPLLVKPIQTGPFPDTDFYQACHIEKQNIVHFYSMSLEASPHIASRKEHQWIDLLVLKEKANVVLKKNRPTIFELAGGLLSPINDSQTMLDMIKLLQLPVILVADNYLGAINHTLLTTSLLQSESIPIAGLVFNSSKANEKNDMEDLSQWMTDKTGITQIGKLPYLEDLTHWLKSRTKKRELSKEWHLNVYK